A window of the Arachis duranensis cultivar V14167 chromosome 5, aradu.V14167.gnm2.J7QH, whole genome shotgun sequence genome harbors these coding sequences:
- the LOC107488992 gene encoding uncharacterized protein LOC107488992 encodes MRKLVPDNATSKSEKFTMWNYFDMGYGSLACSVKEKKHAEKEGTKIAKLASQKAQCVIGPMISVGWDFYKAVYYGGNDTEGAIREGGSFFGSFVGGFFGEQRLGRLGFLVGSRKLVWW; translated from the exons atgag GAAACTTGTTCCTGATAATGCAACATCCAAGAGTGAAAAGTTTACAATGTGGAATTACTTTGACATGGGATATGGAAGTCTAGCATGCAGTGTGAAAGAAA AGAAACATGCTGAAAAAGAAGGCACAAAGATAGCGAAGTTGGCTTCACAGAAGGCTCAGTGCGTGATAGGTCCCATGATATCTGTTGGATGGGACTTCTATAAGGCAGTGTACTATGGTGGGAATGATACAGAGGGTGCAATTAGGGAAGGTGGCTCTTTTTTTGGTTCATTTGTTGGTGGCTTCTTTGGGGAACAAAGGCTTGGCAGACTTGGTTTTCTAGTGGGAAGTAGGAAGTTGGTTTGGTGGTAG